One Nicotiana tomentosiformis chromosome 4, ASM39032v3, whole genome shotgun sequence genomic window carries:
- the LOC104119474 gene encoding zinc finger CCCH domain-containing protein 55, translating to MGESAKRRKSLWDAEETPNSPDYEEWGASKADNSWQSKNNSGWSCGDNVTGTEELRKENYHYKSMSPAFDRWGMRSNSHSPNNGRTQSRRYPGRSRSRSRSRSRSRARGEGRSRSRSRGRDRFRGWTRSRSRSKSRDRDRDRDRGSMRVQNRSRSPLHNSKRDPYASGDRRSGPRMSSQVCRNFTAGNCRRGSDCRFFHPDAINHRDGGHSEGNLAERLGSRPERGHVSRYADSEGPGYQSRDRLPDMHHLEDEMHRNRNRGTIICRDFVKGNCRWGASCRFSHDGASGDSYDKGTRSASFDHGQDNQASRSGKSLCKYFAAGKCYKDNCKFSHDATSRNHEIRPSDDIGGHRLDDKNNWLKGPKWDDEGRPSDLVKATGWDEGRPSDHVKSSGWDEGRPSDHVKSSGWDESVVRKDTAVTVLTDRTNERLDHSFENESRAWGSTEPHYMNSDRERGVSPHGGNAGNLNDLNISESSVMQKLTNAQAIHLTSQASDQNMERTSAHVLGHNSNPEASGIILSATANQPYGSASSYIQPQGLTEDSIARTLGSNALNEFMHARDGLHQVHLPGQSFSGTGIGMSSEHSAALNGTHQEPNVFLPIPSTGHNKREAPSTPEMLEFKFPQNISCTVTGEQVHQMKTSPTSMIKKFEEELREAQLQRVLNPSDPSGMLASHPISSLVNAIYGQTNPEMRGPNNYHPADGVDNFKMPPDNSSYLDRESNKVPVEQMNQSSTIDPEPGNNDQIDEVKQQENKLVEVNGKDKLAPEESKDGQENDHPGDMNMHGKVEEGSGNKDEKAMRLFKNALIEFVKEILKPTWKEGKMSREVHKTVVKKVVDKVTSTTQGEHVPKTQEKIEQYLSYSKAKITKLVQAYVERLLKNEA from the exons ATGGGTGAAAGTGCAAAAAGGCGAAAGTCTTTGTGGGATGCTGAAGAGACTCCAAATAGTCCGGATTATGAGGAATGGGGAGCTTCAAAAGCTGATAATTCATGGCAGTCCAAAAATAACTCTGGTTGGTCATGCGGGGACAATGTTACAGGAACAGAAGAGCTGAGGAAGGAAAACTACCATTATAAAAGCATGTCTCCAGCTTTTGATAGGTGGGGAATGCGAAGCAATAGTCACTCTCCAAATAATGGTCGGACCCAGTCTCGCAG ATACCCTGGAAGATCCCGGAGCCGGAGCAGGAGCAGGAGCAGGAGCCGGGCAAGGGGAGAAGGTAGGAGCAGGAGTCGCAGCAGGGGAAGGGATAGGTTTAGGGGTTGGACCAGGAGTAGAAGCAGGAGCAAGAGCAGGGACAGGGACAGGGACAGGGACAGGGGTAGTATGAGAGTTCAGAATAGGAGTCGTAGTCCTCTCCATAATTCTAAACGTGATCCATATGCATCAGGTGATAGAAGGAGCGGCCCTCGTATGTCATCCCAGGTATGCAGAAATTTTACAGCGGGGAATTGTAGGAGAGGCAGTGACTGCAGGTTCTTTCATCCAGATGCTATCAATCATAGGGACGGAGGTCATTCAGAGGGCAACTTGGCTGAAAGATTGGGTAGTCGTCCAGAGCGTGGACATGTCTCAAGGTATGCTGATAGTGAAGGTCCTGGGTACCAATCAAGGGATAGGCTTCCTGACATGCATCATCTGGAGGATGAGATGCACAGAAACCGGAATAGAGGTACAATTATTTGCAGGGATTTTGTGAAAGGCAACTGTCGCTGGGGTGCATCATGCAGATTTTCTCATGATGGTGCCTCAGGTGATAGCTATGACAAAGGTACTCGGAGTGCATCCTTTGATCATGGTCAGGACAATCAAGCAAGCAGAAGTGGAAAATCACTTTGCAAGTACTTTGCAGCAGGAAAGTGCTATAAGGATAACTGCAAATTCTCTCACGATGCCACATCAAGAAATCATGAAATTAGGCCCTCGGATGACATTGGTGGCCACAGACTTGATGACAAAAATAACTGGTTGAAGGGTCCAAAGTGGGATGATGAAGGAAGGCCCTCGGACCTTGTAAAGGCTACTGGGTGGGATGAAGGAAGGCCCTCGGACCATGTAAAGTCTAGTGGGTGGGATGAAGGAAGGCCCTCGGACCATGTAAAGTCTAGTGGGTGGGATGAAAGTGTAGTAAGAAAAGATACTGCTGTCACAGTTCTTACAGATAGGACCAATGAAAGATTGGACCATAGTTTTGAAAATGAGAGCAGAGCCTGGGGAAGCACAGAACCACATTATATGAATTCTGACCGAGAGAGAGGTGTTTCTCCTCACGGAGGGAATGCTGGTAATCTTAATGATTTGAACATTTCAGAATCTTCAGTTATGCAAAAGCTTACAAATGCTCAAGCTATTCATCTCACTTCTCAAGCTTCTGATCAAAATATGGAGAGAACTTCGGCACATGTCCTTGGACATAATTCAAATCCAGAAGCTTCAGGCATCATTCTTTCTGCCACGGCCAATCAGCCTTATGGATCTGCTAGTTCTTATATTCAGCCACAGGGGCTGACAGAAGATAGCATTGCCAGAACACTTGGCTCTAATGCGCTAAATGAATTTATGCATGCTAGAGACGGTCTTCATCAAGTTCATTTGCCTGGACAGAGCTTCAGTGGTACAGGTATTGGTATGAGCTCTGAACATTCTGCAGCTCTGAATGGAACACACCAAGAACCGAATGTGTTCTTACCTATCCCATCAACTGGACACAATAAGAGAGAAGCACCCAGCACACCCGAGATGCTGGAATTCAAATTCCCTCAAAATATTTCCTGTACTGTTACTGGTGAGCAAGTGCACCAAATGAAAACCTCTCCAACGTCTATGATAAAGAAATTTGAGGAAGAACTGCGAGAAGCCCAACTTCAAAGAGTCTTAAATCCCTCTGATCCTTCAGGAATGCTAGCTTCACATCCGATTTCTTCACTTGTTAATGCTATATATGGTCAGACCAATCCGGAGATGCGGGGTCCAAATAACTACCATCCTGCAGATGGCGTAGACAATTTTAAGATGCCCCCCGACAACTCGTCTTATTTGGATAGAGAGAGTAATAAGGTTCCGGTGGAGCAAATGAATCAATCATCTACCATTGATCCTGAACCTGGAAATAACGATCAAATAGATGAAGTCAAGCAGCAGGAGAATAAATTAGTTGAAGTCAATGGAAAAGATAAATTAGCTCCCGAGGAGTCCAAGGATGGGCAAGAAAATGATCATCCAGGAGATATGAATATGCATGGGAAGGTTGAGGAGGGAAGTGGTAACAAAGATGAAAAAGCGATGCGTTTATTCAAAAATGCTCTAATAGAGTTTGTTAAGGAGATCCTCAAGCCCACTTGGAAAGAAGGTAAGATGAGCAGGGAAGTTCACAAAACAGTTGTTAAGAAGGTGGTTGATAAGGTGACTAGTACAACTCAAGGAGAACATGTCCCTAAGACACAAGAGAAAATAGAGCAATATCTGTCCTATTCAAAAGCTAAAATTACCAAACTTGTACAG GCATATGTGGAGCGACTTCTGAAGAATGAAGCTTGA